One Hippoglossus stenolepis isolate QCI-W04-F060 chromosome 6, HSTE1.2, whole genome shotgun sequence genomic window, CCGCACCCGCAcccgcacccacacacacagctggaagCTACAGTATGTTGTCTAGCTGGGAGCAACAACTccagtagcagcacacacacacttctgtaaCAGCAATGTTGTATGATAGACAATAGAGGGCTTCTCGCCTCTGGAGATTCTTGACGGAGGAGGTTCAAtctttcaaatatatatataaatgtcatgatgtGTAACTGAAGCTGCTCCTCAGATGGGTTTCAGTGGTTGTGCAAGCAGTGTGCGGCCTAACCACGGGTGTTGCGAAATCAACAAGGACTGAAATCTTGAGGATTAACTAATCTCATGCATATTAATTTCCCAACAGAGCGTTAAGTGACTTTACCTCCTGGTGAACTTTGAGAGGGTCCATCATGGTCCCATTTCCACAGTTTAGGCTGACATTCACACAGCATGAGTCAGGCACAGAGTTTCCTCCGGGTCGGAAGTGTTTCCAGTCAGAGGAACTGTTCCCACCACAGCATTTCAACTGGAAGAGAAGGagtcaaatgaaaaagaagattTAATATGGAGATGCCAGCTACAAGGCCACACATGAGCAATGTACAGTGAAATGATATAACTTGTGTCAACAGAtggtgcaaagaaaaacaaggtggTGTCAGCCGCAACCACCAACAGGATGCAGCAGTGTTATGTGAAGGTGTTGTCCAGCTAAGTAAATAGTGAGGAGGAGGGTTCACATTGAACTCACATCCTCCTGCAGTTTATCCACGCTGTCTCTGAAATCCTTTGTGCCGTTGCTGTATCTGGAAATCATTTCAGTCATGCTATCCTGGACGACAACTGAGAGCTAAAGGGGAGACACAACATGGCAGCTGACGTTAAACCACACCTTCTGCAGGGTTTTACACAACACACGAAACTGTGACTTTATACACTCACCTTGTTTCTGAAGACGTATCCAGTGATTGCTGCTGCAATCTCAACAATGATGAtcagggagagaaggatggcaaactgcagaggagagagaaaagaacaacaCTCACAACTTAAATATCTTTCAGTGTTTTGTATGTTATTAGCTCCACTGTGGAGGTTATATTgtcatgtgtctgtttgattgtttttcagcaggattacacgaaaactactgaacggatttccattTAACTtaatgggccaagaaagaaaacatgaaatcttGGCCCAGGTCCAGACAAAGGGCAAGAGCCAGGacttattttttcactttctttaacattgcatcTTTGATCATCTATATTCGGGTGATATCTGTGTAAGGGTGTGCAATTCAGTGCGCTCTACTGGGTGCCATTCTACTTTATACAATTTTACTCAAAATTCAACAGAGAAAGGTGAACTCAAGCCTCCTTTGTGTTATGATAGTGAGCTAGATGAATTACCATTGTGACCATGCAGTAGTTTTCTTTCCAGGCTCCACAGCAGCCGAAGAAGGCGATGAAGAAAATCACCACACCGACGACGATGACAACGATGGGACCTCCAGAGGCTGTCGCATCATGGATCATGGGTGTGTTGTGCAGAGCCACCTGAA contains:
- the cd63 gene encoding CD63 antigen, whose product is MGVEGGMKCVKFLLFFFNFIFWLCGLALIVVGILVQVALHNTPMIHDATASGGPIVVIVVGVVIFFIAFFGCCGAWKENYCMVTMFAILLSLIIIVEIAAAITGYVFRNKLSVVVQDSMTEMISRYSNGTKDFRDSVDKLQEDLKCCGGNSSSDWKHFRPGGNSVPDSCCVNVSLNCGNGTMMDPLKVHQEGCHDAVVDFLKKNILWVIVAALVIALLQIMGLVFACLMMKGIRSGYEVM